Proteins found in one Ptychodera flava strain L36383 chromosome 3, AS_Pfla_20210202, whole genome shotgun sequence genomic segment:
- the LOC139129879 gene encoding uncharacterized protein — protein MPPRPSTSYGRMCRASVDNDDDADSSGGSRGRPQSHTSPRGDKASTYAEKETAKSLFRPNSSRARHRSSSGSPDNIDCQVFADVNDAGDNSDQRNTRAEIGRNCRQNVEISVARRRHVSSDSFSFRSATSRAEDYALREKKIAELYRLKHPSKKTYRLKPLKMKDRPLRSASEGDAETIFDEIITFNRDPRRGDAVQNLTMGKSSPLGKLGRKTTDGVSNQPLVNSVGELVEPAGSDNNIFTRNSVDSVSLCMRRDESNNRSDVAGYHANETLLGLRDLPVERPAKLCQLSKESKAALISNGDNNSSANNNHGSRSALLSTDAEADERISLTDAQKDSCKNFSQGLHSHDLDLENSARKEDFSLLSSPAPPREQPPPQRLSKLHTRRLFRDRGNDGILPSYPVITANGKTLRTSSSKDSDSSEPSTPTSPHDFVMESKLERSGSQKNRGTPFASNPPPQRPDSAASSRPGSALADRPRTGQGSRSGSGREGQRPARSIAQLKKLSSQEMDDLKDGRRSQLLRAQSLPEGGMEPEKNKQSLSEMMEDIKECRYIRRQDSKE, from the coding sequence atgccACCACGTCCTTCTACTTCTTACGGGAGAATGTGTCGTGCTTCAGTTGACAACGACGACGATGCAGACTCATCGGGTGGCTCTAGAGGGCGCCCGCAGTCACACACCTCGCCTCGCGGCGACAAGGCATCCACATATGCGGAAAAGGAAACTGCAAAGAGCCTCTTCCGACCGAACTCGTCCCGTGCGAGGCACAGGTCAAGCTCAGGGTCACCAGATAACATTGATTGCCAAGTTTTCGCAGACGTTAATGATGCTGGTGACAATAGTGACCAAAGGAATACCCGGGCTGAAATTGGGAGAAACTGTCGTCAAAATGTTGAGATTTCTGTTGCAAGGCGACGACATGTTTCAagtgattcattttcatttcgcaGTGCGACCTCTAGAGCTGAAGACTATGCGCTGAGGGAGAAGAAAATTGCCGAACTCTATCGTCTGAAGCATCCGTCAAAGAAAACCTATCGCTTAAAGCCGCTAAAAATGAAAGACCGCCCTCTACGGTCTGCCAGTGAGGGCGACGCAGAGACTATCTTCGATGAAATCATCACTTTCAATCGTGATCCGAGGAGAGGGGATGCTGTCCAAAACCTGACGATGGGAAAGTCGTCCCCACTCGGGAAATTAGGTAGGAAAACGACCGACGGGGTTTCAAATCAGCCGTTAGTGAATTCAGTAGGCGAACTTGTGGAACCGGCGGGAAGCGATAATAACATATTCACAAGAAACAGCGTAGATTCCGTCTCTCTGTGCATGCGCAGAGATGAATCTAATAACCGAAGTGATGTTGCGGGCTATCATGCAAATGAAACGTTGCTAGGGTTACGCGATCTACCCGTAGAAAGGCCTGCCAAGCTTTGTCAGCTTTCAAAAGAGAGCAAGGCAGCGCTGATATCGAATGGCGATAACAACAGCTCAGCGAATAACAATCACGGCTCTCGCTCAGCATTACTCAGCACAGACGCGGAGGCGGACGAGCGGATCTCTCTGACCGATGCGCAAAAAGACAGTTGCAAGAATTTTTCGCAGGGACTTCACAGTCACGATTTGGATCTAGAGAACAGCGCACGGAAAGAGGACTTCAGTTTGCTCAGCTCACCAGCTCCACCAAGGGAACAGCCACCGCCCCAACGTTTGTCAAAACTCCATACGCGTCGATTGTTTCGGGATAGAGGCAACGATGGTATTCTGCCTTCGTACCCAGTGATAACAGCGAACGGGAAGACATTACGGACATCTTCGAGCAAGGACTCCGATTCATCAGAGCCCAGCACACCTACATCGCCGCACGACTTCGTCATGGAATCCAAACTCGAGCGCAGCGGGTCGCAGAAAAACCGCGGCACGCCCTTCGCCAGCAACCCGCCTCCACAGCGGCCGGACTCGGCGGCCTCTTCGCGACCAGGGTCAGCGCTAGCCGACCGTCCCCGGACCGGCCAGGGGTCGCGCTCCGGCTCAGGGCGCGAGGGCCAGCGGCCCGCGCGTTCCATCGCACAGCTGAAGAAACTAAGTTCCCAGGAAATGGACGACTTGAAAGACGGGCGACGATCTCAACTACTGCGCGCCCAGTCGCTGCCCGAAGGCGGCATGGAACCGGAAAAGAACAAACAAAGCTTGTCGGAGATGATGGAGGACATCAAGGAATGCCGATACATCCGAAGACAggacagcaaggaatga